A region from the Cannabis sativa cultivar Pink pepper isolate KNU-18-1 chromosome 9, ASM2916894v1, whole genome shotgun sequence genome encodes:
- the LOC115721959 gene encoding probable O-methyltransferase 3 — protein sequence MEKSRNSSSHVDLVVNEENNTKLLRAQAHIWNHIFNFINSMSLKCAVELGIPDIINNHGKPMTISQLTLALPINKNKSHCLYRLMRLLTHSGFFALEKAEIKGEEEEEGYVITEASKLLLKDNPVSVTPLLLVLLDTTLTKPYDVLSTWFRNDDSTPFVTTNGMALWDYYSHEPKLAQSFNEAMASDARLVTSVLIEKCKGVFEGVDSLVDVGGGTGTVAKSIATTFPQIQCSVLDLPHVVAGLQGEKNLTFIAGDMFVEVPTAQVVLLKWILHDWSDENSVKILKKCKEAITRSEKKIGKVVVIDMIIENEKDEIDEESYETQLFMDMALMTLFSGRERNEKELSKLFKDAGFSHYKITPILGLRSLIEIYP from the exons ATGGAGAAATCAAGGAATTCTAGTAGTCATGTAGATTTGGTTGTGAATGAAGAGAACAACACAAAATTACTAAGAGCTCAAGCCCACATATGGAACCATatcttcaatttcatcaattcCATGTCCCTAAAATGTGCAGTTGAATTAGGCATACCAGATATTATCAACAACCATGGAAAACCCATGACCATTTCTCAACTCACACTTGCACTCCCCATCAACAAAAACAAATCTCATTGTCTTTATCGCCTTATGCGACTTTTAACCCACTCTGGCTTTTTCGCTCTAGAAAAAGCCGAAAtaaaaggagaagaagaagaagaaggttaTGTAATTACTGAAGCCTCCAAATTACTCCTTAAGGACAATCCCGTGAGTGTCACACCCTTATTGCTAGTCCTGCTCGATACTACCTTAACCAAACCTTATGATGTTCTCAGCACTTGGTTTCGAAACGACGATTCAACCCCGTTTGTCACGACCAACGGAATGGCGCTTTGGGATTATTATAGCCATGAACCAAAACTAGCACAAAGTTTCAATGAAGCAATGGCTAGTGATGCGCGATTGGTGACAAGTGTACTAATCGAGAAGTGTAAGGGAGTGTTTGAGGGAGTTGATTCGTTGGTTGATGTTGGAGGAGGAACTGGGACCGTGGCCAAGTCTATTGCAACAACATTTCCTCAAATTCAAtgtagtgttttggatttaccaCATGTTGTAGCTGGTTTACAAGGTGAGAAGAATCTCACCTTCATTGCTGGGGACATGTTTGTTGAAGTTCCTACTGCTCAAGTAGTTTTGTTGAAG TGGATATTACATGATTGGAGCGACGAAAATAGCgtcaaaatactaaaaaaatgcaAAGAGGCCATAACCAGAAGCGAAAAGAAAATTGGAAAGGTGGTTGTCATCGACATGATTATTGAAAATGAGAAAGATGAAATCGATGAAGAATCATATGAAACTCAACTCTTCATGGATATGGCACTAATGACTTTGTTTAGTGGACGAGAGAGAAATGAGAAAGAATTGTCTAAGCTCTTTAAAGATGCTGGGTTCTCTCATTATAAGATTACTCCTATTTTGGGTCTAAGATCTCTCATTGAGATTTAtccataa
- the LOC115722264 gene encoding probable O-methyltransferase 3, translating to MEKLKSFSYLNNNIDLAMNEENNTKLLGAQAHIWNQIFNFINSMCLKCAVELGIPDIINNHGKPMTISQLTLALPINKNKSHCLYRLMRLLTHSGFFALEKTKLEGEEEKEGYVITEASKLLLKDNPMSVTPFLLLVLNPVLTKSFDVLNTWFQNDSPTSFDTANGRTFWDYGSHEPKLAQLFNDGMASDARLVTSVVIEKCKGVFEGVERLVDVGGGTGTVAKSIATAFPQIECSVLDLPHVVADLEDENNLKFIGGDMFVEVPTADVVLLK from the exons atgGAGAAACTAAAGAGTTTTAGTTATCTTAACAACAATATAGATTTAGCTATGAATGAAGAGAACAACACAAAGTTACTAGGAGCTCAAGCCCACATATGGAACCAAATCTTCAACTTCATCAATTCCATGTGCTTAAAATGTGCAGTTGAATTAGGCATACCAGATATTATCAACAACCATGGAAAACCCATGACCATTTCTCAACTCACACTTGCACTCCCCATCAATAAAAACAAATCTCATTGTCTCTATCGCCTTATGCGACTTTTAACTCACTCTGGCTTCTTCGCTTTagaaaaaaccaaattagaaggagaagaagaaaaagaaggctATGTAATTACTGAAGCATCCAAATTACTCCTCAAGGACAATCCTATGAGCGTTACACCCTTCTTGCTACTCGTGCTCAACCCTGTCTTGACCAAATCTTTCGATGTTCTCAATACTTGGTTCCAAAATGACAGTCCAACCTCATTTGACACGGCCAATGGGAGGACGTTTTGGGATTATGGAAGCCATGAGCCGAAATTAGCGCAATTATTCAATGATGGAATGGCTAGTGATGCGCGATTGGTGACAAGTGTGGTGATTGAGAAGTGTAAGGGTGTGTTTGAGGGAGTTGAAAGGTTGGTTGATGTTGGAGGAGGCACTGGAACTGTTGCCAAGTCTATTGCAACTGCTTTTCCTCAAATTGAGTGTAGTGTATTGGATTTACCACATGTGGTTGCTGATTTAGAAGATGAGAATAACCTCAAATTCATTGGTGGAGACATGTTTGTTGAAGTTCCAACTGCTGATGTAGTTTTGTTGAAG tga
- the LOC115722263 gene encoding DExH-box ATP-dependent RNA helicase DExH12, whose protein sequence is MADLGGGGAEAHARFKQYEYRANSSLVLTTDSRVRDTHDESTGEPETLWGKIDPKSFGDRVYRGRPPELDEKLKKKKKDRDDGLLADLGPAKRRRRLQEESVLTITEEGVYQPKTKETRAAYEAMLGVIQQQLGGQPLSIVSGAADEILALLKNDVLKNSEKKKEIEKLLSPIHNQVFDQLVSIGRIITDFQDGSDGLDDGLDDDMGVAVECEKNEDDDEESDLDMVQEEEDEDDESGPGGMRMGAGVDEDDMREANEGMILNVQDIDAYWLQRKISQAFKQKMDPQQCQKVAEEVLEILAEGDGREVENKLVLKLEDVKFDLIKFLLRNRLKIVWCTRLARAEDQVERKKIEEDMVLSGPNLAAILEQLYATRATAKERQKNLEKSIREEARRLKDESGGDPERSGRVDRDSDSGWLKGQLKLLDLDSLAIQHGRLSSNHKCILPGDSYRRPSKGYEEIHVPALKPKPFDPEEKLIEISSMPEWAQPAFKGMTQLNRVQSKVYETALFKPDNLLLCAPTGAGKTNVAVLTILQQLGLHMNKEDGIINHNDYKIVYVAPMKALVAEVVGNLSNRLQHYGVTVRELSGDQALTRQQIEETQIIVTTPEKWDIITRKSGDRTYAQLVKLLIIDEIHLLHDNRGPVLESIVARTVRQIETTKEHIRLVGLSATLPNYLDVALFLRVDHNKGLFHFDNSYRPVPLSQQYIGITVRKPLQRCQLMNELCYEKVLAVAGKHQVLIFVHSRKETAKTGRAIRDTALANDTIGRFLKEDSASREILHRHTDLVKSNDLKDLVPYGFAIHHAGLNRSDRQLVEDLFAYGHIQVLVSTATLAWGVNLPAHTVIIKGTQIYNPEKGAWTELSPLDVMQMLGRAGRPQYDSYGEGIIITGHTELQYYLSLTNQQLPIESQFVSKLADQLNAEIVLGTVQNAKEACSWLGYTYLYVRMIRNPTLYGLEADVLKKDVTLEERRADLIHSAATILDKNNLIKYDRKSGYFQVTDLGRIASYYYITHGTIAAYNEHLKPTMGDTELSHLFSLSEEFKYVTVRPDEKMELAKLLDRVPLPVKESLEEPSAKINVLLQAYISQLKLEGLSLTSDMVYITQSAGRLLRALFEIVLKRGWVQVAEKALNLCKMVTRRMWSVQTPLRQFHGISNDILMKLEKKDLAWERYYDLSSQELGELIRAPKIGKTLHKYIHQFPKLNLAAHVQPITRTVLRVELTITPDFQWEDKVHGYVEPFWVIVEDSDGEFILHHEYFLLKKQYIDEDHTLHFTVPISEPLPPQYFIRIVSDKWLGAQTVLPVSFRHLILPEKYPPPTELLDLQPLPVTALRNSLYEGLYVDFKHFNPVQTQVFTVLYNSDDNVLVAAPTGSGKTICAEFAILRNHRKGRDIRAVYIAPIEALAKERYRDWKNKFEERLELSVVQLTGETAADLKLIEKGNIIISTPEKWDALSRRWKQRKYVQQVSLFIIDELHLIGGQGGHVLEVIVSRMRYIASQVENQIRIVALSTSLANAKDLGEWIGASSHGLFNFPPGVRPVPLEIHIQGVDITDFEARMQAMTKPTYTAIVQHAKNEKPAIVYVPTRKHVRLTAMDLIAYSNADGGGKPPFLLGSLDDLQPLIDGLQDEMLKVTLSQGVGYLHEGLSNLDQEVVSQLFQAGRIQVCVVSSSMCWGMPLSAHLVVVMGTQYYDGRENVHTDYPVSDLLQMMGHASRPLLDNSGKCVILCHAPRKEYYKKFLYESFPVESHLHHYLHDNLNAEVVAGIIENKQDAVDYLTWTFMYRRLAQNPNYYNLQGVSHRYLSGHLSELVENTLNDLEASTCVVIEDDDMDLSPSNLGLIASYYYVSYATIERFSSSLTAKTKMKGLLEILSSASEYAQLPIRPGEDNHVRRLINHQRFSFENPKCADPHVKANALLQAHFSRQPLGGNLALDQREVLLSSSRLLQAMVDVISSNGWLSLALLAMEVSQMVTQGMWERDSMLLQLPHFTKELAKRCQENPGKSVETLFDLVELEDDERRELLQMTDSQLLDIAKFCNRFPNIDMSYQVLEGDNVTAGDVITLQVTLERDLEGRTELGPVDAPRYPKAKEEGWWLVVGDTKSNSVIAIKRVSLQRKLKVKLDFTVASTEVGKKNYTLYFMCDSYLGCDQEYNFSVDVKEGRMA, encoded by the exons ATGGCCGATCTCGGCGGTGGTGGTGCGGAGGCTCACGCTCGATTCAAGCAGTATGAGTATCGGGCCAACTCCAGTCTGGTGCTCACCACTGATTCTCGCGTTCGCGATACCCACGATGAATCCACCGGAGAACCTGAAACTCTCTGGGGCAAGATTGATCCTAAAAGCTTCGGTGATAGGGTTTACAGAGGGAGGCCACCGGAGTTGGAtgagaaattgaagaagaagaagaaagatcgTGATGATGGCCTTCTTGCTGATCTTGGTCCGGCTAAGAGACGCCGGAGGCTTCAGGAGGAGAGTGTTCTTACTATAACTGAAGAAGGTGTTTATCAGCCTAAGACGAAGGAGACTCGGGCTGCTTACGAGGCTATGCTTGGTGTGATTCAGCAACAGTTGGGTGGGCAGCCGTTGAGTATTGTTAGTGGCGCAGCGGATGAGATTTTGGCTCTTCTGAAGAATGATGTTTTGAAAAACAgtgagaagaagaaagagatcGAGAAGTTATTGAGTCCTATTCATAATCAGGTGTTTGATCAGTTGGTTTCTATTGGGAGGATTATTACTGATTTTCAAGATGGGAGTGATGGTCTTGATGATGGTCTTGATGATGATATGGGTGTTGCTGTTGAGTGTGAGAAGAATGAGGATGATGATGAAGAGAGTGATCTTGATATGGTCCAAGAAGAGGAAGATGAGGATGATGAATCAGGGCCAGGGGGTATGCGAATGGGGGCTGGGGTTGATGAGGATGATATGCGGGAAGCAAATGAGGGTATGATTCTTAATGTCCAGGATATTGATGCTTATTGGCTGCAGAGGAAAATTTCTCAAGCTTTTAAGCAGAAGATGGATCCACAACAGTGCCAGAAGGTTGCTGAAGAGGTGCTTGAGATTCTGGCTGAGGGTGATGGTAGGGAGGTTGAAAACAAACTGGTCTTGAAACTTGAGGATGTGAAGTTTGATCTCATTAAATTTCTGCTGCGAAATCGGCTAAAGATTGTGTGGTGTACCCGTTTGGCTAGGGCTGAGGACCAAGTGGAGAGGAAGAAGATTGAGGAGGATATGGTTCTGTCGGGTCCTAATTTGGCTGCAATTCTTGAACAGTTGTATGCCACCAGAGCCACCGCTAAAGAGAGGCAAAAGAACTTGGAGAAGAGTATTAGAGAGGAGGCTCGAAGGTTGAAGGATGAGAGTGGTGGAGATCCTGAAAGGAGTGGGAGAGTTGACAGAGATTCCGATAGTGGTTGGTTGAAGGGTCAATTGAAGCTCCTTGATCTTGATAGCCTTGCAATTCAACATGGTAGACTTTCTTCAAATCATAAATGTATCCTTCCTGGTGATTCATACAGGCGCCCAAGTAAAGGGTATGAAGAAATTCATGTTCCAGCATTGAAGCCAAAGCCATTTGATCCTGAGGAGAAGCTTATAGAGATATCTTCCATGCCGGAGTGGGCACAACCGGCTTTCAAAGGGATGACGCAGTTGAACAGGGTGCAGAGCAAGGTGTATGAGACTGCCCTTTTCAAGCCAGACAACCTTCTCCTTTGTGCTCCCACTGGGGCAGGGAAAACTAATGTTGCAGTTCTCACCATTCTTCAACAGCTCGGGTTGCACATGAATAAGGAGGATGGCATAATAAACCACAATGATTACAAGATTGTATACGTTGCGCCTATGAAAGCTCTTGTTGCTGAAGTTGTTGGCAATCTGTCTAATCGTTTGCAGCATTATGGTGTGACGGTGAGGGAGCTCAGTGGCGACCAGGCTCTAACTCGCCAGCAGATCGAAGAAACTCAGATCATTGTCACAACACCTGAGAAGTGGGACATCATTACAAGGAAGTCAGGTGATCGTACGTACGCACAGCTTGTGAAACTTCTGATTATTGATGAAATTCACCTTCTTCATGATAATAGAGGTCCTGTGCTTGAAAGTATTGTAGCTAGAACTGTTAGGCAGATTGAAACTACAAAAGAACATATCCGGTTGGTTGGCTTATCAGCTACACTGCCAAATTATTTGGATGTGGCATTGTTCTTAAGGGTCGATCACAATAAAGGACTTTTCCATTTTGACAATAGTTATAGGCCTGTCCCTCTTTCCCAGCAGTATATTGGAATTACGGTAAGGAAGCCATTGCAGAGGTGTCAATTGATGAATGAACTCTGTTATGAAAAGGTGTTGGCTGTAGCGGGGAAGCATCAAGTTCTTATATTTGTTCACTCAAGGAAGGAGACAGCTAAGACGGGTCGGGCAATACGTGATACTGCACTTGCTAATGATACAATTGGTAGATTTTTGAAAGAAGATAGTGCCAGCCGTGAAATTCTCCATAGGCACACAGATCTTGTAAAAAGTAATGATCTCAAAGATCTTGTGCCTTATGGTTTTGCAATTCATCATGCTGGTTTGAACAGAAGTGACAGACAGCTTGTGGAGGATCTCTTTGCTTATGGTCACATACAAGTTTTGGTTTCCACTGCTACTCTTGCTTGGGGTGTGAATCTTCCTGCCCATACAGTGATCATTAAAGGTACCCAAATCTATAATCCAGAGAAAGGAGCCTGGACAGAACTAAGTCCTCTGGATGTTATGCAGATGCTTGGTCGTGCCGGAAGGCCTCAATACGATTCATATGGTGAGGGAATAATTATTACTGGGCACACTGAGCTTCAATACTATCTTTCTTTGACTAATCAACAACTTCCTATTGAAAGTCAGTTTGTTTCCAAACTGGCTGATCAGTTGAATGCAGAAATTGTACTAGGCACTGTTCAGAATGCCAAAGAAGCTTGTAGTTGGCTTGGATACACTTACTTGTATGTTCGCATGATTCGAAATCCCACTCTCTATGGTTTGGAAGCTGACGTTCTCAAGAAGGATGTGACATTGGAAGAGAGACGAGCTGATCTG ATTCATTCTGCTGCTACCATCCTGGATAAGAACAACTTGATCAAGTATGACAGGAAAAGTGGATATTTCCAGGTTACAGATTTAGGTCGTATTGCTAGTTACTACTATATAACACATGGAACAATAGCTGCATATAATGAGCATTTGAAGCCTACAATGGGAGATACCGAGCTTTCTCATCTGTTCTCACTCAGCGAGGAGTTCAAGTACGTGACCGTAAGGCCTGATGAAAAAATGGAACTAGCAAAGCTTCTCGATCGAGTTCCACTTCCCGTCAAAGAAAGCTTGGAAGAGCCTAGCGCCAAGATTAACGTTTTGCTGCAAGCGTACATCTCTCAACTGAAGCTTGAAGGGCTTTCACTGACATCTGATATGGTGTACATTACTCAG agTGCTGGACGGCTTCTTCGAGCTCTTTTTGAAATAGTTTTGAAACGAGGATGGGTGCAAGTAGCAGAGAAGGCTTTGAACTTGTGCAAGATGGTAACCAGGAGAATGTGGAGTGTACAAACACCTCTCCGCCAATTCCATGGAATATCTAATGATATTCTAATGAAGTTGGAAAAGAAGGACTTGGCTTGGGAGAGGTACTATGATCTCTCATCTCAAGAGCTTGGGGAGCTAATTCGTGCACCAAAGATTGGGAAAACACTACACAAGTACATTCACCAGTTTCCCAAATTAAACCTTGCAGCCCATGTTCAGCCAATTACTCGCACTGTTTTGAGGGTTGAGCTCACTATTACACCTGATTTCCAATGGGAGGACAAAGTTCATGGCTATGTGGAGCCATTTTGGGTAATTGTGGAGGATAGTGATGGTGAATTCATTCTTCATCACGAGTATTTTCTGCTGAAAAAGCAGTATATTGATGAGGACCACACTTTGCATTTTACTGTTCCAATTTCTGAACCTCTGCCACCCCAGTACTTTATTCGCATTGTGTCAGATAAGTGGCTTGGAGCACAAACTGTTTTACCTGTTTCCTTCAGACACCTCATCCTACCTGAAAAGTATCCTCCTCCAACAGAGTTGCTGGATTTGCAACCATTGCCTGTCACTGCTTTGAGAAATTCATTATACGAAGGCCTTTACGTtgattttaaacatttcaatcCTGTTCAGACTCAGGTCTTCACCGTTCTCTACAATTCAGATGACAATGTATTAGTAGCTGCACCAACTGGGAGTGGCAAGACCATATGTGCAGAGTTTGCCATATTGAGGAATCATCGAAAGGGGCGGGATATTCGAGCAGTGTATATTGCACCCATTGAAGCTCTTGCTAAGGAGAGGTACCGGGACTGGAAAAACAAGTTTGAGGAGCGTCTGGAGCTTTCTGTTGTTCAATTAACTGGGGAAACAGCTGCAGACTTGAAACTGATCGAGAAAGGAAATATTATAATTAGTACTCCGGAGAAATGGGATGCTTTATCACGCCGTTGGAAACAAAGGAAGTATGTTCAGCAAGTTAGTCTGTTTATTATAGATGAACTTCACTTGATTGGAGGTCAGGGTGGTCATGTCCTAGAGGTTATTGTTTCTAGGATGAGATACATAGCTAGTCAGGTTGAGAATCAGATTCGCATTGTTGCATTATCAACCTCTCTTGCAAATGCAAAGGATCTAGGGGAGTGGATAGGAGCTAGCTCTCATGGACTTTTCAATTTCCCTCCTGGTGTGCGGCCTGTGCCATTGGAAATCCACATACAAGGAGTGGATATAACAGATTTTGAAGCAAGGATGCAAGCTATGACAAAACCAACATACACTGCTATCGTCCAGCATGCCAAGAATGAAAAACCAGCAATAGTGTATGTTCCTACCAGAAAGCATGTCCGTCTCACAGCTATGGATCTGATAGCTTACTCAAATGCAGATGGTGGAGGAAAGCCACCATTTTTGTTGGGTTCGCTGGATGATCTTCAGCCCCTTATTGATGGACTCCAGGATGAAATGTTGAAAGTGACTCTGAGTCAGGGGGTCGGTTACTTGCATGAGGGCTTATCTAATTTGGACCAAGAAGTTGTTTCTCAGCTTTTCCAAGCTGGACGGATTCAAGTGTGTGTCGTGAGTAGTTCAATGTGTTGGGGAATGCCGTTGTCGGCTCATTTGGTGGTTGTGATGGGAACCCAATACTATGATGGCCGTGAAAATGTCCACACAGATTATCCTGTCTCGGATCTGTTGCAGATGATGGGTCATGCTAGTCGGCCATTGCTAGATAATTCCGGGAAATGTGTGATCCTCTGCCATGCACCTCGTAAAGAATATTACAAGAAGTTCTTATATGAATCATTCCCAGTTGAAAGCCATTTACACCACTACTTGCATGATAATCTAAATGCTGAAGTTGTTGCTGGAATTATTGAGAACAAGCAAGACGCTGTGGATTACCTTACATGGACCTTCATGTACAGAAGGCTTGCACAGAATCCCAACTATTACAATCTTCAGGGAGTTAGCCACAGGTATCTTTCTGGCCACTTATCTGAGCTTGTAGAGAATACTCTGAATGACTTGGAGGCAAGTACGTGTGTGGTTATTGAGGATGACGACATGGATCTTTCTCCATCAAATCTTGGTTTAATTGCCTCGTACTACTATGTCAGCTATGCTACTATTGAGAGATTTAGCTCCTCATTAACCGCCAAGACAAAGATGAAGGGTCTTCTAGAAATTCTATCTTCTGCTTCAGAGTATGCACAACTTCCTATACGACCTGGTGAAGATAATCACGTTCGGAGGCTAATCAATCACCAgagattttcttttgaaaatCCCAAATGTGCAGATCCTCATGTGAAAGCAAACGCTCTACTTCAGGCCCACTTCTCAAGGCAACCTTTGGGTGGAAATTTGGCTCTTGACCAACGAGAGGTGCTCCTTTCTTCGAGCAGGTTGCTACAAGCAATGGTCGATGTGATTTCTAGCAACGGATGGCTGAGCTTAGCTCTTCTTGCAATGGAGGTTAGCCAGATGGTAACACAAGGCATGTGGGAACGTGATTCCATGCTTTTACAACTCCCTCACTTCACAAAGGAGCTGGCTAAAAgatgccaggaaaacccaggcAAAAGTGTGGAGACACTGTTCGATTTGGTGGAGCTGGAAGATGACGAGAGGCGTGAGTTACTACAGATGACAGATTCACAGTTGCTGGATATCGCCAAGTTTTGTAATCGTTTTCCCAATATTGACATGAGCTACCAAGTATTGGAAGGTGATAATGTGACTGCTGGGGATGTTATTACATTGCAAGTGACTCTTGAGCGGGATCTCGAGGGAAGGACAGAGTTGGGGCCGGTAGATGCTCCACGGTATCCCAAGGCGAAAGAAGAAGGGTGGTGGCTTGTAGTCGGTGATACGAAGAGTAACTCGGTGATCGCCATTAAAAGGGTTTCCCTCCAAAGGAAATTAAAGGTGAAGCTTGATTTTACAGTTGCTAGTACAGAAGTGGGAAAGAAGAATTACACACTGTATTTCATGTGTGATTCATACTTGGGTTGTGATCAGGAATATAATTTCAGTGTTGATGTGAAGGAAGGAAGGATGGCTTGA
- the LOC133031535 gene encoding uncharacterized protein LOC133031535, whose amino-acid sequence MATGQQVNFDKSSVFFSTNTSSATRHAICTRMGIQEVSEHRKYLGLPSTVGRNKNVVFGYLKDKVHKKIQTWDNKFLSRAGKEVLIKSVIQALLAYTMNVFLNPVEICNDIERSISQFWWRSSSKKDIHLMKWDKLSAHKVNGGGGFRDFRDFNFL is encoded by the coding sequence ATGGCTACTGGTCAGCAAGTGAACTTTGACAAGTCCTCTGTGTTCTTTAGTACGAATACTTCGTCTGCAACAAGACATGCTATATGTACTCGAATGGGTATTCAGGAGGTGTCGGAGCATCGTAAATATTTAGGACTACCAAGTACTGTTGGTAGAAATAAAAATGTTGTCTTCGGCTACTTGAAGGACAAAGTGCATAAAAAGATTCAAACTTGGGACAACAAGTTCCTCTCAAGAGCGGGTAAGGAAGTTCTCATTAAGTCAGTGATTCAAGCTCTCCTTGCTTACACCATGAATGTCTTTCTCAATCCTGTTGAAATTTGTAATGATATTGAGCGATCTATTAGTCAATTTTGGTGGAGATCTTCATcaaaaaaagatattcatttgaTGAAGTGGGACAAGTTGTCTGCTCATAAAGTCAATGGTGGGGGTGGTTTTCGTGACTTTAGggactttaattttctttga